One genomic region from candidate division WOR-3 bacterium encodes:
- a CDS encoding 4Fe-4S dicluster domain-containing protein, which yields MSERRYLFLDLDLCIGCRSCESACRSYFENERRITINEIKPTVILSHACKHCEEPLCAAACPFDVIKRDKERNIIFQASFHCVGCKSCALACPFGVIENSLLNHVTQKCNLCYQNEQGPRCANSCATGALRFITEKEVEKVKVGVRYISRSPYWRRV from the coding sequence ATGAGTGAAAGGAGATATCTCTTTTTAGATTTAGATTTGTGTATTGGTTGTCGGTCTTGTGAATCGGCTTGTCGTAGTTATTTTGAGAATGAAAGAAGGATAACAATTAATGAGATTAAACCAACGGTTATCTTATCGCATGCTTGTAAGCATTGTGAAGAGCCTTTGTGTGCTGCTGCCTGTCCTTTTGATGTGATTAAAAGGGACAAAGAGAGAAATATTATCTTTCAGGCAAGTTTTCATTGTGTTGGTTGTAAAAGTTGTGCTTTGGCCTGTCCTTTTGGTGTGATTGAAAATAGTTTACTTAACCATGTAACCCAAAAATGTAATCTCTGCTATCAAAATGAGCAAGGTCCAAGATGTGCCAATTCTTGTGCGACTGGTGCTTTGAGATTTATCACCGAAAAGGAAGTGGAAAAAGTTAAGGTTGGTGTAAGATATATATCCCGTTCACCTTATTGGCGAAGGGTATGA